The following are encoded in a window of Sphaerisporangium siamense genomic DNA:
- a CDS encoding phosphatase PAP2 family protein — translation MINSREVDPGGLSRLLSGVRSAVLAGRGGGRPAPLVEAAFLLLVILLFSRVHAVVATDAAVATANALTLQSIERALHLDIALGANRWLTEHPFLIQPAVYYYRLYYLALFGVLVWVFVRHAEVYLRVRRTLVAMTILVLPVYWAVPMSPPRFALPGVVDIIATYDIFGGHATRDASGGASVFTAMPSMHVGWSLWCAYAVWYALRDSHPRGAPLAWIFPLGMVAVVLVTGNHYVLDIAGSVALLAVSLAVVAVWNRFAEKGLTRRSPDERVRRGRPHHDFRDVP, via the coding sequence ATGATCAATTCGCGTGAGGTGGACCCCGGCGGCTTATCGCGCCTGCTCTCGGGCGTCCGGTCCGCCGTACTCGCCGGCAGAGGCGGCGGGCGCCCGGCCCCGCTCGTGGAAGCGGCCTTCCTGCTGCTGGTGATCCTGCTGTTCTCGCGGGTTCACGCCGTCGTGGCGACGGACGCCGCGGTCGCGACCGCCAACGCCCTGACCCTGCAGTCCATCGAGCGCGCCCTCCACCTGGACATCGCGCTGGGGGCGAACCGATGGCTGACCGAACATCCGTTCCTGATCCAGCCGGCGGTGTACTACTACCGCCTCTACTACCTCGCACTCTTCGGTGTGCTCGTGTGGGTCTTCGTCCGGCACGCCGAGGTCTACCTCAGGGTGCGCCGGACCCTCGTGGCGATGACCATCCTCGTGCTGCCCGTCTACTGGGCGGTGCCCATGTCGCCGCCGCGGTTCGCGCTCCCGGGCGTCGTCGACATCATCGCCACGTACGACATCTTCGGCGGCCACGCCACCCGGGACGCGTCCGGCGGCGCCAGTGTGTTCACCGCGATGCCCAGCATGCACGTCGGCTGGTCGCTGTGGTGCGCGTACGCCGTGTGGTACGCGCTGCGCGACTCCCACCCGCGCGGAGCGCCGCTGGCGTGGATCTTCCCGCTGGGCATGGTGGCGGTCGTGCTCGTCACGGGAAACCACTACGTACTCGACATCGCCGGAAGCGTCGCGCTGCTCGCCGTCTCCCTTGCCGTCGTAGCGGTCTGGAACCGCTTCGCCGAGAAGGGCCTTACGCGGCGATCTCCGGATGAACGCGTCCGGCGGGGTCGACCTCACCACGACTTCCGGGACGTGCCATGA